CGCAAGGCTGGCCAGCACGGCGGTCACATCCCTCACGACCTCCCCCCAGTCGGTGCCCTCTTCCTCCGCCATCGCCGGGACGACGATCTGCGATCCCGGCTCCACACCCGGGTCGAACCAGAAGCGCCGTACCTTCTCCGCGCGCCCGGTGGAGTACACGATCTTGACCTCGCTCCGCTTCGCCGTGTCCAGATATCCGCCCGCGTTCCGGACATAAAACCCGATCCCCTTCCCCGCGCGGTACACAAGGCTCGTCGGCAGCCCGACGGCTCCCGAGACCTTCACCGTCATCGGGCGCTCCGGCACCATCAGTTCATCTCCGGACGCCAGCACGAGATTCTGGTCGCTGTCGCGGTCCGCCAGCGCCTTCACAAGGTCCACCGACACGCGTCCCGCGCCCCCGAACTTCCGCTCCATGCGAAACCCCTCCGGGTACGCGGTCTCCAGGAGTCCGCCCGCGCGGTCGAGCACATCCGCCAGCGTCTCGGTCGGGGTCCGCAGCGTGTACGCCCCCGGGAAGAGCACCTCTCCCGTCACCATCACATTCCGTTGCAGCTCCCAGTGGGGAAGCTTGCGCACGAAGACATGGTCGTGGTTTTCCAGCGCGAACGCGGGCAGATCCCCGCTCTCCAGAAAACCCTCCGCAATCTCCACACGGAACACATCCGCGATCCGGGTCCGGTCTCCGTTCTCCGGGTAAACGCGCGACACCTCCACTTCCTCCGTAAACGCGTGCTCCTCGAAGCCTCCCGCGCGCACGAGAAGTTCCCCCAGCGTCATGCGGTCCGTGCGCTCGTACTCGCCGGGTCTTCGCACGGCCCCGGTGACGCGCACGGTCTCTCGATCTCGCAGGTCCCAGATGGAGTACACGGCCACCTCGTCCCACGCTTCCAGCGGGATGTTCTCCGCGTCGGCCCCCGCGATCGCCGCGCCCAGATCGAAGGTCAAGGTCTCGCGCGTAAAGTCCTCGCGCGTCCGCACGACAAACGCCCGGGCCAGGTACGCCTCGCCCTTCAAGCTGTCGGCGCGCATCACGAGATCCCGCACGCGCATCCCTTCCTTCAGCTCGAAGGTGCCGGGCATCCGTACATGGCCACGAATCTCCACATAGTTCCGCTTGAGATCCGCGACCGAGAGGAGCTTCACATCGTCCAGGTCCTGAAGCGCAAAGGACTCCTCTCCGGCCAGAACGCGGCCCAGGTGCACATCCACGACCACCCGGTCCTCGCGCATGAGATCCCTCTCCCGGGGCGGCACGACGCGGTTCACATGCGCCCGGTCGAGATAGGTTGTCCCGGTGATCCCCCCCGCCATCTTCACGGCATCGGCGAGCGTCTCTCCCGCGAGCAGTTCGTACAGCGCCGGTCGGCGCACTTCCCCGCGCAGCGCGATCCGCTTTCCGCGCACCGGGAGGAACACGGTGTCGTCATCCTCCAGGCGAATGTCGCCGTCGCGCGTACCGTGCAGGAGGTAGTCGTACACATCGAGATGCGCCACGACTTCCCCGCCACGCACCACGCGCACATCGCGCAGCGAACCGCGCGGAGACGCACCCCCCGCATAGTAGAGCGCGTGGAACACCGTGGACGCGGCGGACAGATCGTACGCCCCCGGGCGGCGCGTTTCCCCGACCACGAACACCTTGATGGGCCGCAGCTTCCCGAGCGAGACATCCAGAAACGCGGTCTGCGGGGTCGAACCCAGCCCGGAGTACGCTTTCGACAACTGCCCGTGGACGCGCTCCTCCGCTTCGGCCAGCGT
Above is a window of Gemmatimonadota bacterium DNA encoding:
- a CDS encoding SLBB domain-containing protein; its protein translation is MMMRFGKRVRRGIAGVVVGCACAAGALAAGLPPGVSEEDVLRELRSRGMDDGAIQAALSGGGGSEPGRTAPADIPEPAREVLEEGSAAPPPPPPPPPVKGGSDLARFGESLFSLAPSTFAPPAYGPIDPGYRIGPGDEIVIDLWGDAVFRLEKVVSREGTVLLADVGQVSLSGLTLAEAEERVHGQLSKAYSGLGSTPQTAFLDVSLGKLRPIKVFVVGETRRPGAYDLSAASTVFHALYYAGGASPRGSLRDVRVVRGGEVVAHLDVYDYLLHGTRDGDIRLEDDDTVFLPVRGKRIALRGEVRRPALYELLAGETLADAVKMAGGITGTTYLDRAHVNRVVPPRERDLMREDRVVVDVHLGRVLAGEESFALQDLDDVKLLSVADLKRNYVEIRGHVRMPGTFELKEGMRVRDLVMRADSLKGEAYLARAFVVRTREDFTRETLTFDLGAAIAGADAENIPLEAWDEVAVYSIWDLRDRETVRVTGAVRRPGEYERTDRMTLGELLVRAGGFEEHAFTEEVEVSRVYPENGDRTRIADVFRVEIAEGFLESGDLPAFALENHDHVFVRKLPHWELQRNVMVTGEVLFPGAYTLRTPTETLADVLDRAGGLLETAYPEGFRMERKFGGAGRVSVDLVKALADRDSDQNLVLASGDELMVPERPMTVKVSGAVGLPTSLVYRAGKGIGFYVRNAGGYLDTAKRSEVKIVYSTGRAEKVRRFWFDPGVEPGSQIVVPAMAEEEGTDWGEVVRDVTAVLASLATTVLVIDRVGG